In Clupea harengus chromosome 25, Ch_v2.0.2, whole genome shotgun sequence, one genomic interval encodes:
- the LOC105909250 gene encoding serine/threonine-protein kinase STK11-like has translation MSAGDLQHMDYESELMGMDTFIHRIDSTEVIYQPRRKRAKLIGKYLMGDLLGEGSYGKVKEMLDSDTLCRRAVKILKKKKLRRIPNGEANVKKEIQLLRRLQHKNVIQLVDVLYNEEKQKMYMVMEYCVCGMQEMLDSVPEKRFPVFQAHGYFCQLLNGLEYLHSQGIVHKDIKPGNLLLTTDGALKISDLGVAEALHPFAEDDTCRTSQGSPAFQPPEIANGLDTFSGFKVDIWSAGVTLYNITTSLYPFEGDNIYKLFENIGKGDYSVPEECGPLLSDLLKGMLEYDPVKRFSIQHIRQHKYVTHTHTHTHTHTHTHTHDPVKRFSIQHIRQHKYDTHTHTHTHTHTHTHTHTHTRPCEEILNTAHTATQVCHTHTHTHTHTHTPNQIVTFAP, from the exons ATGAGTGCGGGCGACCTGCAGCACATGGACTACGAGAGCGAGCTGATGGGCATGGACACGTTCATCCACCGCATCGACTCCACGGAGGTGATCTACCAGCCGCGGCGCAAGCGCGCCAAGCTCATTGGCAAGTACCTGATGGGCGACCTGCTGGGCGAGGGCTCCTACGGGAAGGTGAAGGAGATGCTGGACTCGGACACGCTGTGCCGACGCGCCGTCAAGATCCTCAAGAAGAAGAAGCTGCGCCGCATCCCCAATGGAGAGGCCAACGTCAAGAA GGAGATCCAGCTTCTCCGTAGACTTCAGCACAAAAATGTGATCCAGTTGGTGGATGTGTTATACAACGAAGAGAAGCAGAAAAT GTATATGGTGATGGAGTATTGTGTTTGCGGAATGCAGGAGATGTTGGACAGTGTTCCGGAGAAGAGGTTTCCAGTGTTTCAAGCTCACGG gtaCTTTTGCCAGCTTTTGAATGGCCTTGAATATTTGCACAGCCAGGGAATCGTTCACAAAGACATTAAACCAGGAAATCTGCTGCTGACTACAGATGGTGCACTAAAGATCTCCGATCTGGGGGTGGCTGAG GCCCTGCACCCGTTTGCGGAGGATGACACGTGTAGGACGAGTCAGGGCTCGCCTGCGTTCCAGCCGCCGGAGATCGCCAACGGCCTGGACACTTTCTCCGGCTTCAAGGTGGACATCTGGTCCGCCGGCGTCACGCT ATACAATATAACGACGAGCCTGTACCCGTTTGAGGGGGACAACATTTATAAGCTATTTGAGAACATCGGCAAGGGGGACTACAGCGTCCCAGAGGAGTGTGGGCCTCTGCTGTCTGACCTGCTGAAAG GAATGCTGGAGTACGACCCTGTCAAGAGATTCTCAATACAGCACATACGGCAACACaagtatgtcacacacacacacacacacacacacacacacacacacacacacacacacgaccctgtGAAGAGATTCTCAATACAGCACATACGGCAACAcaagtatgacacacacacacacacacacacacacacacacacacacacacacacacacacacacacacgaccctgtGAAGAGATTCTCAATACGGCACATACGGCAACACaagtatgtcacacacacacacacacacacacacacacacacactcccaatcaAATTGTGACATTTGCTCCATAA